Proteins encoded by one window of Candidatus Atribacteria bacterium:
- a CDS encoding site-2 protease family protein, with the protein MLDNIFEIVWSIPAVLIAITFHEYCHGMMAYKMGDPTAAEAGRLTLNPLAHLDPIGTLMLILFRFGWAKPVPVNFNRLNHPKRDMIYVSLAGPVVNVIIAVIFALILRLSYYLIGQTNITQNSSFFNLLVTLLRGWVIFLQTGVIINLALSIFNLIPVPPLDGSKILLGLLPNPYAYKFYKLESYGPIILLILVLSGIIGKVLFPIVFFLFRFLV; encoded by the coding sequence ATGTTGGACAATATATTCGAAATTGTCTGGAGTATACCAGCGGTGTTAATCGCCATAACTTTTCATGAATATTGTCATGGAATGATGGCTTACAAAATGGGTGATCCGACTGCGGCTGAAGCGGGAAGGCTTACTTTGAATCCTCTAGCTCATCTTGATCCTATAGGAACTTTGATGTTGATTTTATTTCGATTTGGGTGGGCAAAACCAGTTCCGGTAAATTTTAATAGATTGAATCACCCCAAAAGAGACATGATATATGTTTCATTAGCTGGACCTGTTGTCAATGTGATCATTGCAGTAATATTTGCCTTAATTTTGAGATTAAGTTATTATCTCATCGGACAGACTAATATAACCCAAAACAGTTCTTTTTTTAATCTATTAGTAACCCTGCTACGAGGTTGGGTAATATTCCTACAGACCGGCGTGATAATAAATTTAGCGCTATCCATATTTAATTTAATTCCTGTTCCACCTTTAGATGGTTCTAAGATATTGTTAGGCCTTTTACCAAATCCTTATGCTTATAAATTCTACAAGTTAGAATCTTATGGTCCAATTATTTTGTTAATTCTGGTATTAAGCGGTATAATTGGAAAAGTGCTATTTCCTATTGTATTTTTTCTATTTCGTTTCTTGGTTTAG